The Bacteroidota bacterium genome includes a region encoding these proteins:
- a CDS encoding patatin-like phospholipase family protein, translated as MKTIKLAISSKKAVYHRSGLTLIILLVLQISILNGQELNNSKAKTTNISSDNDLKIGLALSGGGARGIAHIGVIIAFEEEGIPIDYIAGTSMGSIVGGLYAAGYSGEAQKDIVHQIDWEGIFNENPEPGSELISKRYGMMESIVVLRFKFWDVYIPFGLMNGQRINDELFKYTAQANYAAKSNFDSLSIPYRPVVVDISTGEVVAIDKGDLAQAIRGSMAIPFLFYPAKINDRYMVDGGVLNVIPTDVVKDMGADIIIGVDLEGLFPMGTEPTNLMEIADHTIDIMIRELKQKNIALADVLIEPQLGQHSSTDYSEFDSLIGKGYCAAKDKMEEIKRIIPQEILAKKRTKRQLDFTLLEKSIIGEINVIGNEYLFSEAIMDDFSLLIGDEFNLDKAVQSTINIYASNLFNNVWLELDTLSNKKLKVSINVIEKYPRTIGFGVNFKEDEGVSGFIQIIHFNLFGWGERLMPLFRFGKLRTKVGFEMANDRFFGTLLTFHNGLYYESEYPYLYNSAGDQYDQMDFKRVVGLFSAGLQPYRKILFSGGLRWERVWYKTSRNKDIGYINKDNVILFGKMNIDNTDNRYLPTKGIRFVMEGETILNYEKNTHPFSKLSAELSGVISLPFKQRINPFVKIGTSNENLPIYEKFRIGGPLIMPGFSRDELWGNHYASFGFSYLIETLKKINIQFNFTYGNIYERYGDFRWDNLIGGISAGIVAISPIGPIALLYGRNELGRDQIYLSVGYEF; from the coding sequence ATGAAAACTATTAAACTTGCAATTAGTTCCAAAAAGGCAGTATATCATCGCTCGGGGCTTACGCTAATAATTTTATTGGTATTACAAATATCTATTCTAAACGGGCAGGAGCTCAACAATAGTAAAGCGAAAACAACAAATATCAGCTCCGACAATGATCTTAAAATAGGATTAGCTCTTAGTGGTGGAGGTGCGAGAGGGATTGCACACATCGGCGTAATTATAGCGTTTGAAGAAGAAGGAATTCCGATTGATTATATTGCCGGAACAAGCATGGGCAGTATCGTGGGCGGTCTCTATGCTGCCGGGTACAGCGGCGAAGCTCAAAAAGATATTGTTCATCAGATTGATTGGGAGGGGATCTTCAATGAAAATCCTGAGCCAGGTTCTGAATTAATAAGTAAAAGATATGGTATGATGGAATCTATCGTCGTTCTGCGGTTCAAGTTTTGGGACGTATATATTCCTTTTGGTTTGATGAACGGGCAAAGAATTAATGACGAGCTATTTAAATATACAGCTCAAGCTAATTATGCGGCAAAATCTAATTTTGATAGTCTTTCTATTCCATACAGACCGGTTGTTGTTGACATATCTACAGGCGAAGTGGTTGCAATTGATAAAGGGGATCTTGCACAGGCAATACGCGGAAGCATGGCAATTCCTTTTCTTTTTTATCCGGCAAAAATTAATGACAGATATATGGTTGATGGTGGAGTACTCAATGTGATTCCAACCGATGTTGTAAAAGATATGGGTGCCGATATAATAATTGGTGTTGATCTGGAAGGACTTTTCCCTATGGGTACAGAACCTACTAATTTAATGGAAATTGCAGATCATACAATTGATATTATGATTCGTGAATTAAAACAAAAAAATATTGCTCTTGCCGATGTATTGATTGAACCTCAATTGGGTCAACATTCCTCAACTGATTATAGCGAGTTCGATTCGCTTATTGGAAAAGGATATTGTGCTGCGAAAGACAAGATGGAGGAGATCAAAAGAATCATTCCCCAGGAAATCTTAGCGAAGAAAAGAACTAAACGCCAACTTGATTTTACGCTTTTAGAAAAATCAATAATTGGAGAAATAAATGTTATTGGTAATGAATATCTTTTTTCTGAAGCTATCATGGATGATTTTTCCCTTTTAATTGGAGATGAATTTAATTTAGATAAAGCGGTTCAGAGTACAATAAATATTTACGCATCAAACCTCTTTAACAATGTTTGGCTGGAACTTGACACATTGTCAAATAAAAAATTAAAGGTGAGTATTAATGTTATAGAAAAATATCCAAGAACAATTGGGTTTGGTGTTAACTTCAAAGAAGATGAAGGGGTGAGCGGTTTTATTCAGATAATTCACTTCAATTTGTTTGGATGGGGCGAAAGATTGATGCCGTTATTCCGTTTTGGAAAGTTGCGAACAAAAGTCGGCTTTGAAATGGCTAATGATCGGTTCTTTGGTACTCTATTAACTTTTCATAACGGTCTCTACTATGAAAGCGAATATCCCTATTTATATAATTCTGCGGGTGATCAATATGATCAGATGGATTTTAAACGCGTTGTAGGTTTATTCTCTGCAGGGCTTCAGCCATATAGGAAGATTCTATTTTCAGGCGGATTGAGGTGGGAGAGAGTATGGTACAAAACTAGTCGAAACAAAGATATTGGATACATAAACAAAGACAATGTAATTCTCTTCGGTAAAATGAATATAGATAATACTGACAATCGTTATCTACCCACTAAGGGTATTAGATTTGTGATGGAAGGCGAAACGATCTTGAACTATGAAAAAAATACTCACCCATTTTCAAAATTGAGTGCTGAATTGAGCGGGGTTATTTCTCTGCCTTTCAAGCAAAGAATAAATCCATTCGTTAAAATCGGTACTTCAAACGAAAATTTACCGATCTATGAAAAATTCAGAATCGGCGGACCATTGATTATGCCCGGTTTTAGTAGAGATGAATTATGGGGAAATCACTATGCAAGTTTTGGTTTTTCATATCTTATTGAAACTCTTAAAAAAATAAATATCCAGTTTAATTTTACTTATGGAAATATTTATGAAAGGTACGGCGACTTCAGATGGGATAATCTAATAGGCGGGATTTCCGCAGGCATTGTAGCCATCTCTCCAATTGGACCGATTGCATTATTGTATGGACGGAATGAACTCGGGAGAGATCAAATTTACTTATCTGTTGGATATGAATTTTAA